From Panicum hallii strain FIL2 chromosome 2, PHallii_v3.1, whole genome shotgun sequence, a single genomic window includes:
- the LOC112880763 gene encoding holotricin-3-like, with the protein MGKQKIVLKLPLDDERKKRKAFKAAVGMNGVTSATMEGDKIIVVGDGVDPITLTTMLRRSLGYAELLSVSSGDDKKKGDGYGYGYGYGGGGMGYGGGFGGGKEGKEGKEGKESGGGGKGSGGGGGYGQYQAVAPVSYPAYQQYNAMPSYPVYSYPAYPQQEQDPGCSIM; encoded by the exons ATGGGCAAG CAAAAGATTGTGCTCAAGTTGCCCCTGGATgacgagaggaagaagaggaaggccTTCAAGGCTGCCGTTGGCATGAATG GTGTGACATCCGCCACGATGGAGGGCGACAAGATCATCGTGGTCGGCGACGGCGTGGACCCGATCACGCTGACGACGATGCTCCGGCGCAGCCTCGGCTACGCGGAGCTGCTCAGCGTCAGCTCCGGCGATGACAAGAAGAAGGGAGACGGGTACGGCTACGGCTacggctacggcggcggcggcatgggcTACGGCGGCGGCTTCGGTGGTGGCAAGGAGGGGAAGGAAGGAAAGGAGGGCaaggagagcggcggcggcggcaagggcagcggcggtggcggtggctaTGGCCAGTACCAGGCGGTGGCGCCGGTCTCGTACCCTGCCTACCAGCAGTACAACGCGATGCCGTCCTACCCCGTCTACTCCTACCCTGCCTACCCGCAGCAAGAACAGGATCCTGGATGCAGTATAATGTAA